ATATAATTATTGAAAGTATAAATACTACTTCTGGAATCATAAACTGCAATATTAGTTATCAACTGGTTTGAAAGTAAAGTGGTTAATTTTCCCAAATAGCTATATTTTATTTTATCATCTTGAAAATTAAGTTTCAACAGATGTAAATAAGCAGACATTCTTGAAAAATGAGAAGCATCCCAGTTGACACTTTGGCTTTTCTCCAGAGCTACATCCTGAAAATCCGGATGATCACGCCAAATATTGGGCTGCAAGTACCATGCTTTATTATCTTTAATGCTTACTTCTTTCTTCAATACCTGGTAGAATCTATCTTTAATAGAGACTAAATCAGGAGTTATGGTTTGCTTTGCCTCTTTTTCAATCAGTAAAAGACTTACGCCTGTTCCCATAACGTAGAGCTCAAAATCAGTAATTGCTCTGTAATAGCTTAAATTACCATTAAAGTTCCCACTTAAGATATAATCTATCCTTTGTTTGACTCCATAAAATTTCTTTGATTCCGCATCCCAAATGTTTGCAGGATTTTTATTCCAATAATATAATACTTCACTTTTTATGAAATCATACATCTTGGTATTTTCGGCATTACCTTTTATACCACTTCTTCTTAAATATTCTGAAACAGTAAAATAAAAGGTTCTTTTAGCCAAATCATCAGCCTGCGAATTCTTTTTTACAATAAGTAATGTATTATAAGTAAACAGCTTCTGAAATTTATTTATTAACTCATTATTTTGAGTATCATAAGCATATTGCATAGGAACATACAAAAGAGCTGAACTATCATAAACAGAGCTGTACCACTTGGACAGTTGAGTCTCAGAGCTAAATACATCAGTATAAAAATCCAACATTTTGGAAATCTCCTTAACGCTTAAGTTTTTGTTCGTAAATGTGGGATTATCCGATGTAAATATTAATTTATTCTGTATTGCTGGTGCTGGTTTAAAAATAGGCATAGCCAAACAGAAAGAACTACTATACATCCAATAAGTAAATAATAAAGTAATCTTAAAAATAAAGGTAGAGCTTTTCATTTACGAACAAAAATTTAAATTATTTTTCAGTATACAATTTCGGAATTTTATTCACGATTTTAATTACTCTTTCAAAATCGAGTCCTAAAGTATCCAGGTACCATCTGATATTCTGATAACGGGGAGTATTTTCTATTCCCACAAGTTCTAAGGCTCTTTCTCTTGTTATTTGCCCTTCTCTAATCTGATTACTTCTGAACGTGTCATGCTCTGTAAAGCCAGCTACAGTATAATATACATAATTATAAAAAGCTGCTGTACCATCACCAATTCTCCAGGTAGTAGTAGTATCTATTGCCTTTTCCCAATTATAATCGTTTAAAAGGGTATTATCCACCTGCTCTTCATCCCATCTCCAATAATCAAAAATGTGGTAGTAATCCTGTTTTTCTGTAAAACTACGATAGTATTCTCCAGATAGAGTGTCCCAAAGTGAACTATTAAAATATCCCGGGCTCTCCATCATGGCTCTGAACCTTTTAGAATGGTATCTCAGCTGCTTCATCGCACCATGGCTGTATACTCTTTTTTCTTCAAAATCAGGTTCAATATCTAAAAATCCTGTTTTAAAGTGAGTTACTTCTAATGGATTTACTCCCCACAGATTAAGATTGATTCCCGTTTGCTTTTTAATATCTTCTACATGTCTGAAGAAGTGTTTATCTCCAGCGGTTAGCATTGCCATCATTCCTAAATGAGGTGATTTAAGCCATGCTTCCAGATTCATTCTGATATTCTTTCTTTTGAGTGAGATGTCTGCAGCAACAATAATATTTTCTACACCAAGATCTGCACACATACGGCTGATATTTCTTCGGCCAAGATCCGTTACCATTCCCCAATCATAGGTATAGGTAACAGGTTTCATTTCCAGTTCTTTTACAATAAGGTGCAGTCCATAGCAGCTGTCTCTACCTCCTGAAAAGGGAACAATACAATCCAGTTCTTTTCCTTTTCTTCTGTAGGGCTCAACCAGCTTAAATAATTCTTCTTTCGGTTTAGGATTATTTCTCGGTTTGTAGCTTTTACAATAATTACAGACCCCAGCTTCATCGAATTTTATAAAAGGCATGGTCTCAGGAAGAATACATTTGGTGCATCTCTTGATATCAAGTTTTTTATATTCAAGCAGGTTTTCTTCAATAGTATTGAATTTAAACTCAGGGATTAAGTCTTCTACTCTGCTTTTTTCATCTATAACCGTAAGGTTTTCTTTTGAGACAGGAATATCCAGAATCAAGGATTCTTCTTTTATCTGGGTAATGTTTTCGCATCCTATAATTTTAAGGCCATAGCTTTCTGATGCAAAATAAGTTTTATCCTCATTGTATCCTACGTATAAGCTGCCATTATTAGAGAATAAAAGGAGTTTTCCTTTTTCAGGCAGAGCAAGAGCGCAGGCAATAACTCCCTGGCATAAAGAAAGTACTTCTTTAGGAAGGTCTTCTATTTTGTTCTCACTATTAGTAAGAAATTCTTCTGCAATAGCTACAATGGCTTCAGAATCAATTTTTAATTGTCTGCTTACTGATAACTTACTCCAGACTTCGTCTTCGTTAACTATAATACCATTATGTATCGCACATATATTACCTCTAATCACGGGTTGATTATCTCCCAGTCCGTTGGTAATTAATCTGCTATGTCCTAAAACAATATTGTTATTATAGGGTTTTACCTTATTCAGTAATTTTTCAATGCTGTAATCAGCTCTGTTTACCTTATATTGGTTATTTTGATAATAAATCAAACCACTAGAGTCTACTCCTCTTTGTTCGGAGTGTTTTACCAGAGTTTGAAACTTCTGTTTATTAATACTGGTGTTCGATACGACACCAAAAATTCCACACATTTGTTTTTTTTCTTTTTTTAAATTAAACCTTTATAAATAATATTTATGGAAACTTATATACGTATAATCTGGTTTTATAAAATTAATATTATACATTTTCTAAGGTATTTCAAGTATATTTTTAATTAGCTATTCCTACTTTGTATCTCTTCTCAGATATAAAAAACATAATCCATATAATACTGCATCTCCAGGAATCAAAAGAATTACTCTTATTGTCTTCTAAATAAAATAATAAAACAATAATAAATAAAATCAGCATATCCTTATTCCTTTTGGAAATAGAATAATTTCTAAGAAAGAATAATATATATACCGATAGATATAATAACCCTGCTAGTATTCCCAATTCCATCATTGATTCAACAAACAAATTATGTGGATAATTGCTCACATCAGCACCATCAAGTATAAATCCTGAGCTTCCAATTCCTAATCCAAAAAAAGGATGATTTAATACTGATTCCAATCCTATTTCAAGAAAGTTTCCTCTCACTGATAAGCTCGCATCATCATTACCAGCTTTAAATATATTAAAGCGTTCAAAATCTACATTTTGAAATGCAAAAGTATAAATATTCTCTCCAAAAATAAGTATGGTAAAAAATAATGTTCCTATTGCAAACCCTGTTTTATAATTTATTTTATAATTTTTAAGATTCAAAGTAAAGAAAACGATTAAGGATAGTACCAAATTAATGATAGGCCCTCTTCCTCCAAGTTGAAATAATAGAAATAATATTGATAATCTGTACACTGCAACATACCATGTTAACTTGCTTGCCAGAGAAAAAATAAAACATGCACAAAGCATAATTCCAATAACTAAATAGGTAGGAACTTTATCTACCAACAATTCTGAATCATGAAATATAATAAACATATTATTCAGATACAGATAAAACAATGCTATAATCATTAATCCTCCAATAATATACATCAATAATTTCAATTCAGAAAAAATAGATTTTTTAAATACAATAATCGGATAAACGACTGTAAACATATTTAAAATAATAGCGAGGGTTTTGGATTTAGCGTACTCAGTAGATATTGAATACAGATTGGAAACAATAAAGATCAGGCTGAATACAGTAATTAAAATGACAATTGGGCGGTCATGTTTTTTGAGCGGAACAATTTCACGTATTTCAATAAGTATTAATGCCGTACAAACCAAAAGAGATAATAATGTCAAGTCTATTGGAATAGGTAACCACTTCAGAGATCCTGAGAAAACAAAAATAAAATAAATAAATACTTTAAAAAATACAAATTTGTCGGTAAATAAAGACATATTTCTCAATTAGAATTGGTTTTTAACAAAATTAGGCAATTTTCCATTTATTATAATCAATCATGATATGATATAAAATCTTTGTTTTATTGTCATTGTAAGTTCCTATTGTTTCGTATTATATTGTGAAATAAATCTTATATATACTTCCTGATACCATTTTGGGTCTCTGAAAATTCTGTCATTATGCCAAAGTATAACGAAATCACCTTCTACTCTTTTTGTTATTTTAAAAAGATTTTCCAATACCTCAAAAGCTTTATTCATAGAATATTTCTGATAATGCCTCAATGTAGCATCCATAACGATCAGAGGCTTCTCTAGAATATTATAAGGTTGATCTTTTTTAAAATTGTACGGGTAAAATTCGTGTGCTGTACCACATTTAAATCCTTCATGTTCTGCAAACCCCATAGTATAATCGACTTTTACACCACATTTTTCAAGATTTTCAAAAGTTACTCTTCGGTCAAATCTAAGATAATGCTGCCTTGCAAATACAATATCTCTTCCCGATGTATTTCTAAGCCTCTCTATTTCATCGTTCATAATCGTAACATCTCTGAACGTATTAAAGCCGGGATGAATGCCAAAGAGCATATCTGCATCTGTAATTTTAGACATCAACGCTAAAACATTATTATCTATATCCTGTCCTTTATCAAATTGAGATGGCTTTGCTGTCATAAAGAAAAAAACTGATTTTAAGTCATATTTTTTTGAATCTTTATACAATTGCTCTATTCCTTTAAGGTACTGATCTTCTTTTTTAGAAAAAATAGTTTTTAACATATTCAGTATTGAACTGCATAGTTGTAAAGGTCTTTTTTCTCTAATAGCTTCTCCAACTAAAGTTTTAATTGATGTAAAAAAGCCATCAAATCTATAAAGATCATCTATATCATGAGTAGGAACAAGTATTGTTGACCTTACTGAAGGGGTAAAACTTTGTACTTCATTTTTAAGAATTTTCCTGATCAGAAATGCATATTCATCAACTACAGGTATATTAATCAGATTATATTTATAGACTAAGCTATCTGTGTATCTAAATCTGTCAAATTCATCTCGTATTTCAGATGTCCATTCATCATAACAGGATAATAATACGAAAGATAAAGTAATGATGTCATAATTGATTTGAATATATCCATTGCTATATTCATACAGGTCATTTATATTTTCATCAATAACCGGAATAGTATAATCGTCATCATATGAAGGTATATATTTCATATGAGCTTTACCGTCTATTAAATTAACCAATTTATCCTGTGAACATAGCTTAAATTTAATTTTTATTCCTTCAACCTGGATAATTACATTATCTTCAGATAAAGACTCTAACGTTGGAGAAACGGTATAGCCAAATGCAATTTTCAATAAAAATTTAATTGTATATAATACTGCATTTTCTGTTCGCAAACTTTTTAACATTATTGTAAATTATAATAGGCTGGTTAATTTATACATTACGCCCCGAAAGAAACAAAAACAATTTTAATAATGAAGAATTTGTTTTAGACACTTCAAAATAGGCTTTTTGTTCTGTTCCATACAATCTAAATGCGCTTTCTACATTTTTTATCATACTTCCTTCAAAATCATAAGATTGGGTTTTATCACCCAAAAATTTGATGGATTCAAAAATCAAGCATGAAAATGAATTTGACTGTCGGAATTTTGGATTAATTGCTGAAATTAAATGATAGGCTGAATTACTATCCCATATTAAGAAAAGTGAAGTATGTTTATTACCTTCCTCATCATAAGCACTCATAATACACCCCATATTTCTTTCCTTACTGGCTTTATATATTGAGTAAAATAATTCTTCGCTATATGATATTTCCTGCCCAACCTCTTTCAAGCATTTTTTATGGAATTGATAAAATTCTTTATAATCTTCATCCAGCTTTACTGATATTTTTCCTTTTGCATCTTTAATGCTTTTTCTTTTATCATATGAGAAAGATGCCAATACTTTATCAGGATCAGATATATCCGGTATTACATAAGTATATTTAGTTGTACACTGAAAGCCAGCCCAATAAAAGGGCAACCAATTGGTAATAGAATAATGAAAATGCTGGATAAAATAATCAAACTGTGGCAATTTTTGAATTAAGTCTTCCATTACCTTTATCTCGTTACTTATTTTACTACTTTTCTTTGATGTATCTTTGTTAGTTCTTATCCATGGTCCTAAAGTCTGAGTTTGGTGCGGGAGAGTAAGAATATTAAATTTCTTTTTAACTTTCTTTTTGTAGTAAGGTAATGATCCGATAATAGTATCTCCTTTTTCAGATAATATCACATCCCAATTATTTTCTCCGCATACAGCATCCAGCCACCAATATTTTGAAAATAAAGGAATTGACTCTTCATTATCACATAATTCAATATATTTTCTTTTATTTTCTCCTAACATCACTAATAATTTATTTTTTAAAAATCATGGATATTTCATCTTCATTCTCAGATTCTATGACAAAGCCAAATGATTTATATAGCGAAATTGCTCCCGTATTATCAGAAACTACGTTTAAACTTATAATTTTAAAAAAATTTCCAAGCTCAGAAATACTGTCTGATAGGATTTTTTTTGCAAATCCTTTTCCCAAATAATTATCTTCTACAGCAATGCCTTTTAAATGAATTTCATTGTTATCTCTTGCTATATAAAGAGCATATGCAATACATACATCATCTTTTATTATGGTATATAAGGACCTGTTTTTGTGTGTATATAAGTATAATTTAGTAAGATTATCAATTTGTCCAAATTTTCTGTTATGCAAATTAATAATATTTACAATATCCTTTTTATCATTTTTTTTATAGACCAGATTCCTAACAATTCTAAAAGACCTGATAACGGCTAATACACTTAATAATTTTTGCATATTTATTTACCTTTAGAAAAATGATACGACAATAAGATATTAATTAAATACATGATGGAATATCCCAGTGAAAAGATAATTAAAGTTGTTTTTATATCAAAAAATAATGAACCTAAAACAACAATCGTTATATTTAAAGCAAATAAAAAAATCTGCCATAAAAAATCTACTCTTTGTTTTTCTGTAATCAAAAAGACAACAGAAAGAGGATTAGATAAAAACTGAAAAAAATACATTGGAGTCATATATCTGGCATAGTATCCTGCAGTAATCCATTTTTCGCCGAAAATAATTCTAAAAATATCCGGAGCAAAAATAAAAAACAAAATAAAAGGAACGATACTCAGTTTTAAAAGTGTTTTAAGTGTTGTAGTATATATTGTGTGGCAATTCCCAGTACTGATATAATGCCTGGCCGCTTCTTCTCTGAAAACATTTCCGATTGATCCTGCCATTAGACTGAGTGGCGCTGTAGCAATTCTATTAGCAAATCCATAAAATCCAAGTATAGAATTTCCAAAGTAATAATTAATTATCAAACCAGGAGCTTCATAAGCTGAAGTGTTAAAGAAATGAGCTGCTACTAAAAATTTCGGAAAATTAATATATCTTTTTGCAACATATGAAAGTCTTTTTTTTGAAATCCTGAATGTAGATATATCCTTCCAATTCGCACTCTTTCCATATAAAAACAATGCAGTCAATTGTCCTGAAATCCTTCCTAATATAAGTCCTTGAGGCCATTTAAAAATCCCAAGCAAAATACTAATACCAGATGTTATAATACTTTCAGAGATTTTATTAAATGATATCTTCTTATACTGTCTTTTTCTATTAAACCAGTAAAGAAGTGAGCTTAAATTTGCATTAATAAATACCAATAAAGGTACAAGGAATAAGACAGAAGAAGCATGCGAAAGATTAAATGTTTTTTGAAAAAAAGAATTAAAAATAACAATTACCGGCAATAAAAAAATACAGAATACAGCAGAGATTATAGCAACCAAATATAAAATTTGTTTAGCCCAAATAGAATTTTTCGGCAATAGAATAGCAAGTTCATATCTACCTGTTGCAAATACTGTAAGTACATTAACAATACTTAAAAGTATAGTATAATCACCAAAACTTTCGGGGTCATAAACTCTTGAAAGTATTGGTGTTATAAGCAATAGGATTAATTGAGCAAAAGCTGTTCCCGACAATAATGTCAGAATATTCTTAAAATACTCAGATTTAGACGCTATTGTTTTGTCGATTAAACTATTTATAAATCTTTTGATCATGTTGATTTCAAGCTATAAATCCTTTCGATAATATCCACCACTTTCAGTCCTTCTAAAGCATTAGTAGTGATGGTATTTCTGCCTTTTAATACATCTACAACATTTTCAATAATATAATGATGGTTTGCTGCAGATCCTTTATAAGCACCATAATCATTTCCAGGGTTTGTTGGAGCTAATTCTGGCATTACATAGTCTTTTATATTACAAACTTCTACTTTGTCCATATATTGTCCTCCAATTTTCACAGATCCATTCTCTGCAATGATCGTCATAGAACTTTCAAGGTTCTGATTCCAAACAGAAGTAGAATAATTTAATGATCCCATTCCTCCATCTACAAAATCAAAGCTAACGAAACCTGAGTCTTCAAAATCAGTAAGCGTTTCATGATTAAAATCTGCAAATTTTGCCTGAATATTAGTAATATCACCAAACAGCCAGTACATGATATCGATAAAGTGAGAAAACTGGGTAAACAAAGTTCCTCCATCCAGATCTTTCTTTCCATGCCATGATTCCGGCTTATAATATCGGTTATCACGGTTCCAGTAGCAATTAAGCTGAACCATATATATATTCCCAAGTTTTCCGCTCTCAACCATTTCTTTCACCCATGCGGAAGGAGGTGAATATCTGTTTTGCATCACGGCAAAAACTTGTTTATGCTTGTGCAAAGCCTGAAAAATAAGTTTTTCAGCATGCTGTTTTTTCAGAGCCATTGGCTTTTCTACCACAACGTGCTTTCCTGCATCTATCACTTTATAAGATTGCTCAAAATGAAATCCGTTTGGAGAAGCGATATTAACTACATCCACTTCAATTCCGGAAGCTAAAAATTCATCTAGTGATGCAAAAAAGGGAACGTCATAATTTTCAATTCCCAATGCAGATTTATCTTTAACATCAATCAGTCCTACCAACTCACATTCATCATTTCTTGAGATCATTTCGGCGTGTCTTTTTCCGATATGCCCGCAGCCCACAACTGCAAATTTTATTTTTTCACTCATTTGTATGTTTTTAAATTTTTGAAACTTTGTTATTTTCTAATTTGTATTTTTCTCCACTTTCTTCACAAACGGCAATATTTTCTGCATCAAATTGAAGTCTTTGCCCAAATTCACTCATCCATCCCATTTGTCTGGCAGGGTTTCCTACTACCAATGCATAATCCGGCACTTCTTTTGTAACTACAGCTCCTGCCCCAATAAAAGCATACTGACCAATATTATGTCCACAAACAATGGTTGCATTAGCTCCTATAGATGCCCCTTTTCCAACATGGGTTTTCAGGTATTCATTCTTTCTGTTGACTGCACTTCTTGGATTTATTACATTGGTAAAAACCATTGAAGGGCCTAAAAAAACATCATCATCACATGTTACTCCTTCATAGATTGAAACATTATTCTGAACTTTCACATTCTGTCCTAAAACGACTTTAGGAGAGATGACAACATTCTGACCAATATTACATTTTTCGCCCAAAATGCAACCTGTCATCAGGTGTGAAAAGTGCCAAATTTTGGTTCCGTTTCCTATTTGACATCCTTCGTCAATAACGGCTGTTTCGTGTGCAAAAAAATCCGACATATCTGCTTTATATTAATTAAAATAGTTCTTAATCTCTGTAATAATCACATCCAGTACTTCCTGATCAAACTCGGTATGTACAGGAAGAGAAATAACTTCCGTGCAAAGCTGCTCTGTAACCGGAAGACTCAAACCTTCTTCTACATATTGAAGAAAAGCTTCCTGTTTGTAAAGGGGTAAAGGATAATATACCATACTTGGAATATTTTTTTCTGCCAAATATTTCTGCAGCTCATCTCTTTTCCCATTTTCCACTCTAAGGGTATACTGATGAAATACATGGGTAGAATTTCCAGCTCTTTTAGGAATCTGAATTCCCGCAATATCTGCAAGGTTTTCATCATAATAATCTGCCATTCTGTTTCTGGCTGCTGAATACTCATCCAAATGTTTAAGCTTAACTTTTAGTACCGCTGCCTGAATGGTATCCAATCTTGAGTTACAGCCTAAAACTTTATGATAGTATTTCTTTTCCTGACCATGGTTGGCAATCATTCTTATTTTAAGAGCTAAATCATCATCATTTGTCATCAATGCACCTCCATCACCATAGCATCCAAGATTTTTTGACGGAAAAAAAGAAGTACATCCGATATGTCCGATAGTTCCTGTTTTTTTGACCGTTCCATTAGAGAAAGTATAATCAGAACCTATTGCCTGCGCATTATCTTCTATAACAAAAAGGTTATGTTTTTCTGCAAATTCGATAATTTTTTCCATATCAGCACTTTGGCCGTATAAATGAACAGGAACAATTGCTTTGGTTTTTGGGGTCAGGTATTTTTCAAGACCTTCCAGTTGTATATCAAACGTATCTTCATTTACATCTACCATTACCGGTTTTAATCCTAAGAGACCCATAACTTCTGCTGTTGCTACATAGGTGAAGGCAGGGCAAATTATTTCGTCACCAGGCTGCAGATTAAGAGCCATCATGGCAATTTGAAGAGCATCTGTTCCGTTAGCACATGGAATAACATGTTTTACTCCCAGATATTTTTCAAAATCCTGTTGAAATTCTTTTACAGCAGGACCGTTAATAAATGCTGTATTATCAATACATTCCTGGATACTGATGTCTACGTCTTCTTTTATTTTCAGGTATTGACCTTTAAGGTCAACCATTTGAATTTTCATATTTTAGTTTTTTGAGTGCACGTAGAGGTGCATTTTTTAATTCATGATAAGCTCACTTATTTTATTTCCTATAGAAAGGCAGGAAGTAGCTGCTGGAGAAGGAGCATTTCTAACGTGAATAATATTTCCATTTTTCACGATATCAAAATCATCAATCAGTCCTCCATTTCTATCACAAGCCTGAGCTCTTACTCCTGAGCCTCCTACTACAAGGTCACTTTCCTGTATTTCCGGTAAAAGTTTCTGAAGTGCTTTTGTAAATGCAGATTTGGAAAGTGAACGGTGCATTTCTCCCATTCCCGTTTTTCCATATTTTGCTACAATTTTTCTAAATCCTGGCCATAGCATAGTCTGCATGGTCTCGTTGAAATTGAAATCAAAAAAATGGTATCCTTCTTTTTTGAATGCCAGAACAGCATTGGGTCCAGCTTCAATATTACCATCAATCATTCTGGTAAAGTGGACTCCAAGAAATGGAAAACTAGGATCAGGTACTGGATAAATAAGATGTTTTACCAGATATTTTTTTTCGTCCTTAATTTTATAATATTCTCCTCTGAAAGGAATAATGACCACATCGTTTTTTTCGTTGGTCATTTTAGTTATCTTGTCGGAATACAATCCTGCACAAGAAATCAGCTTTTTGGTTTTAAATTCGGAAATATTGGTGTTTACAATAATTTCAGATCCTTTATCAATGATATTTTTTACTTCATTATTAAATCTTACTTCTCCTCCTAATTCTTCAAAAAGCTCTTTTATTTTTTTGGCTATTCCCGGATAGTCAATAATTCCGGTTTGTGGAACTTTGATTGCTTTTACTCCTTCACAGTGGGGTTCAATTTCACGGAACTCTTCTCTTGAAAGGTATTTTAAGTCCTGTAGACCGTTTTCAACTCCTCTTTTATAAATATTATCTAAAAGGGGTAATTCTTCCTGTGAAGTCGCTACAATTATCTTCCCACAAAGGTCATATCGTATTCCGTATTTTTCAGCAAAATTAATGACCGAGTTATACCCTTCAATACAATTTTTTGCTTT
This region of Chryseobacterium culicis genomic DNA includes:
- a CDS encoding glucosamine 6-phosphate synthetase, yielding MCGIFGVVSNTSINKQKFQTLVKHSEQRGVDSSGLIYYQNNQYKVNRADYSIEKLLNKVKPYNNNIVLGHSRLITNGLGDNQPVIRGNICAIHNGIIVNEDEVWSKLSVSRQLKIDSEAIVAIAEEFLTNSENKIEDLPKEVLSLCQGVIACALALPEKGKLLLFSNNGSLYVGYNEDKTYFASESYGLKIIGCENITQIKEESLILDIPVSKENLTVIDEKSRVEDLIPEFKFNTIEENLLEYKKLDIKRCTKCILPETMPFIKFDEAGVCNYCKSYKPRNNPKPKEELFKLVEPYRRKGKELDCIVPFSGGRDSCYGLHLIVKELEMKPVTYTYDWGMVTDLGRRNISRMCADLGVENIIVAADISLKRKNIRMNLEAWLKSPHLGMMAMLTAGDKHFFRHVEDIKKQTGINLNLWGVNPLEVTHFKTGFLDIEPDFEEKRVYSHGAMKQLRYHSKRFRAMMESPGYFNSSLWDTLSGEYYRSFTEKQDYYHIFDYWRWDEEQVDNTLLNDYNWEKAIDTTTTWRIGDGTAAFYNYVYYTVAGFTEHDTFRSNQIREGQITRERALELVGIENTPRYQNIRWYLDTLGLDFERVIKIVNKIPKLYTEK
- a CDS encoding O-antigen ligase family protein, whose amino-acid sequence is MSLFTDKFVFFKVFIYFIFVFSGSLKWLPIPIDLTLLSLLVCTALILIEIREIVPLKKHDRPIVILITVFSLIFIVSNLYSISTEYAKSKTLAIILNMFTVVYPIIVFKKSIFSELKLLMYIIGGLMIIALFYLYLNNMFIIFHDSELLVDKVPTYLVIGIMLCACFIFSLASKLTWYVAVYRLSILFLLFQLGGRGPIINLVLSLIVFFTLNLKNYKINYKTGFAIGTLFFTILIFGENIYTFAFQNVDFERFNIFKAGNDDASLSVRGNFLEIGLESVLNHPFFGLGIGSSGFILDGADVSNYPHNLFVESMMELGILAGLLYLSVYILFFLRNYSISKRNKDMLILFIIVLLFYLEDNKSNSFDSWRCSIIWIMFFISEKRYKVGIAN
- a CDS encoding polysaccharide deacetylase family protein, with the translated sequence MLKSLRTENAVLYTIKFLLKIAFGYTVSPTLESLSEDNVIIQVEGIKIKFKLCSQDKLVNLIDGKAHMKYIPSYDDDYTIPVIDENINDLYEYSNGYIQINYDIITLSFVLLSCYDEWTSEIRDEFDRFRYTDSLVYKYNLINIPVVDEYAFLIRKILKNEVQSFTPSVRSTILVPTHDIDDLYRFDGFFTSIKTLVGEAIREKRPLQLCSSILNMLKTIFSKKEDQYLKGIEQLYKDSKKYDLKSVFFFMTAKPSQFDKGQDIDNNVLALMSKITDADMLFGIHPGFNTFRDVTIMNDEIERLRNTSGRDIVFARQHYLRFDRRVTFENLEKCGVKVDYTMGFAEHEGFKCGTAHEFYPYNFKKDQPYNILEKPLIVMDATLRHYQKYSMNKAFEVLENLFKITKRVEGDFVILWHNDRIFRDPKWYQEVYIRFISQYNTKQ
- a CDS encoding methicillin resistance protein, which translates into the protein MLGENKRKYIELCDNEESIPLFSKYWWLDAVCGENNWDVILSEKGDTIIGSLPYYKKKVKKKFNILTLPHQTQTLGPWIRTNKDTSKKSSKISNEIKVMEDLIQKLPQFDYFIQHFHYSITNWLPFYWAGFQCTTKYTYVIPDISDPDKVLASFSYDKRKSIKDAKGKISVKLDEDYKEFYQFHKKCLKEVGQEISYSEELFYSIYKASKERNMGCIMSAYDEEGNKHTSLFLIWDSNSAYHLISAINPKFRQSNSFSCLIFESIKFLGDKTQSYDFEGSMIKNVESAFRLYGTEQKAYFEVSKTNSSLLKLFLFLSGRNV
- a CDS encoding GNAT family N-acetyltransferase gives rise to the protein MQKLLSVLAVIRSFRIVRNLVYKKNDKKDIVNIINLHNRKFGQIDNLTKLYLYTHKNRSLYTIIKDDVCIAYALYIARDNNEIHLKGIAVEDNYLGKGFAKKILSDSISELGNFFKIISLNVVSDNTGAISLYKSFGFVIESENEDEISMIFKK
- a CDS encoding lipopolysaccharide biosynthesis protein; the protein is MIKRFINSLIDKTIASKSEYFKNILTLLSGTAFAQLILLLITPILSRVYDPESFGDYTILLSIVNVLTVFATGRYELAILLPKNSIWAKQILYLVAIISAVFCIFLLPVIVIFNSFFQKTFNLSHASSVLFLVPLLVFINANLSSLLYWFNRKRQYKKISFNKISESIITSGISILLGIFKWPQGLILGRISGQLTALFLYGKSANWKDISTFRISKKRLSYVAKRYINFPKFLVAAHFFNTSAYEAPGLIINYYFGNSILGFYGFANRIATAPLSLMAGSIGNVFREEAARHYISTGNCHTIYTTTLKTLLKLSIVPFILFFIFAPDIFRIIFGEKWITAGYYARYMTPMYFFQFLSNPLSVVFLITEKQRVDFLWQIFLFALNITIVVLGSLFFDIKTTLIIFSLGYSIMYLINILLSYHFSKGK
- a CDS encoding Gfo/Idh/MocA family protein encodes the protein MSEKIKFAVVGCGHIGKRHAEMISRNDECELVGLIDVKDKSALGIENYDVPFFASLDEFLASGIEVDVVNIASPNGFHFEQSYKVIDAGKHVVVEKPMALKKQHAEKLIFQALHKHKQVFAVMQNRYSPPSAWVKEMVESGKLGNIYMVQLNCYWNRDNRYYKPESWHGKKDLDGGTLFTQFSHFIDIMYWLFGDITNIQAKFADFNHETLTDFEDSGFVSFDFVDGGMGSLNYSTSVWNQNLESSMTIIAENGSVKIGGQYMDKVEVCNIKDYVMPELAPTNPGNDYGAYKGSAANHHYIIENVVDVLKGRNTITTNALEGLKVVDIIERIYSLKST
- a CDS encoding acyltransferase, whose amino-acid sequence is MSDFFAHETAVIDEGCQIGNGTKIWHFSHLMTGCILGEKCNIGQNVVISPKVVLGQNVKVQNNVSIYEGVTCDDDVFLGPSMVFTNVINPRSAVNRKNEYLKTHVGKGASIGANATIVCGHNIGQYAFIGAGAVVTKEVPDYALVVGNPARQMGWMSEFGQRLQFDAENIAVCEESGEKYKLENNKVSKI
- a CDS encoding DegT/DnrJ/EryC1/StrS family aminotransferase, coding for MKIQMVDLKGQYLKIKEDVDISIQECIDNTAFINGPAVKEFQQDFEKYLGVKHVIPCANGTDALQIAMMALNLQPGDEIICPAFTYVATAEVMGLLGLKPVMVDVNEDTFDIQLEGLEKYLTPKTKAIVPVHLYGQSADMEKIIEFAEKHNLFVIEDNAQAIGSDYTFSNGTVKKTGTIGHIGCTSFFPSKNLGCYGDGGALMTNDDDLALKIRMIANHGQEKKYYHKVLGCNSRLDTIQAAVLKVKLKHLDEYSAARNRMADYYDENLADIAGIQIPKRAGNSTHVFHQYTLRVENGKRDELQKYLAEKNIPSMVYYPLPLYKQEAFLQYVEEGLSLPVTEQLCTEVISLPVHTEFDQEVLDVIITEIKNYFN